One Tunturibacter gelidoferens genomic region harbors:
- a CDS encoding DNA polymerase thumb domain-containing protein: protein MSAHVQPDRFHFLHIDLNSFFASVEQQLHPEYRGKPLAVVPTMADTTCCIAASYEAKAFKVKTGTQVGEAKKLCPGIILIAGDHADYAKYSHDITKAVELACPVAHNPSIDEMVCQLIGREQEPPRARKIALEIKQSIYKNVGVALRCSIGMAPNRYLAKIASDMQKPDGLIGLLPSQLPRAIAHLELRDLPGVGARTELRLNKKGITTMEQLLALDRNGMRTLFDSVWGDRMYHWLRGVQTEDTTGNNVAQAVQKSLGHSHVLAPEHRSPEGSWAVAHKLLHKAAMRLRMEHFYTGSLSVTIRYQLTREQAEARAAHGKVKQHYSGIKNSGWGMEARFRDCQDTLTLLEILRSLWAQRPQGAEFQKPFFVGITLRDLIPEDEHQPELFANPNNRADLSATMDKLNLKYGHTTLHFAGMLPARESAPTRIAFTQIPVQYGVDYM from the coding sequence GTGTCCGCCCACGTCCAACCCGACCGCTTCCACTTCCTCCATATCGACCTCAACAGCTTCTTCGCGTCCGTCGAACAGCAGCTCCACCCGGAGTACCGCGGCAAACCTCTCGCCGTCGTCCCCACCATGGCCGACACCACCTGCTGCATCGCCGCCAGCTATGAAGCCAAAGCCTTCAAGGTCAAAACCGGCACCCAGGTCGGCGAAGCCAAAAAGCTCTGCCCCGGCATCATCCTCATCGCCGGCGACCACGCCGACTACGCCAAATACTCCCACGACATCACCAAGGCCGTCGAACTAGCCTGCCCCGTCGCCCACAACCCTTCCATTGACGAGATGGTCTGCCAGCTCATCGGCCGCGAACAGGAACCCCCGCGCGCCCGCAAGATCGCCCTCGAGATCAAGCAGTCCATCTACAAAAATGTCGGCGTCGCCCTGCGCTGCTCCATCGGCATGGCGCCCAACCGCTACCTCGCCAAGATCGCCAGCGACATGCAGAAGCCCGACGGTCTCATCGGTCTGCTCCCCTCTCAACTACCCCGCGCCATCGCGCACCTCGAACTCCGCGACCTCCCCGGCGTAGGTGCCCGCACCGAACTCCGCCTGAACAAAAAAGGCATCACCACCATGGAGCAGCTCCTCGCGCTCGACCGCAACGGCATGCGCACCCTCTTCGACTCCGTCTGGGGCGATCGCATGTACCACTGGCTGCGCGGCGTCCAGACCGAAGACACCACAGGCAACAACGTCGCCCAGGCCGTCCAGAAGTCCCTCGGCCACTCCCACGTCCTCGCACCCGAACACCGCTCCCCCGAAGGCTCCTGGGCCGTCGCGCACAAGCTCCTCCACAAAGCCGCCATGCGCCTCCGCATGGAGCACTTCTACACCGGCTCCCTCTCCGTCACCATCCGCTACCAGCTCACGCGCGAACAAGCCGAAGCCAGGGCCGCGCACGGCAAAGTCAAGCAGCACTACTCCGGCATCAAAAACTCCGGCTGGGGCATGGAAGCCCGCTTTCGCGACTGCCAGGACACCCTCACCCTGCTCGAAATCCTGCGCTCTCTCTGGGCCCAGCGACCGCAAGGCGCCGAGTTTCAGAAACCCTTCTTCGTCGGCATCACCCTCCGCGACCTCATCCCCGAAGACGAGCACCAGCCCGAGCTCTTCGCCAACCCCAACAACCGCGCCGACCTCTCCGCCACCATGGACAAGCTCAACCTCAAGTACGGCCACACCACCCTACACTTCGCCGGCATGCTTCCCGCCCGCGAATCCGCCCCCACCCGCATCGCCTTCACCCAGATTCCCGTCCAGTACGGCGTCGACTACATGTAG
- a CDS encoding VOC family protein encodes MFKSSDCVAIHLQDITAAENFYTNVMKFTLVNRSESHLEYDTGLFRLCVDRELNARPPLPNFTVPDIGKVKTGLVANGCVILRESHNCLNFSDPFGITYAIVQA; translated from the coding sequence ATGTTCAAGTCATCCGACTGCGTCGCAATTCACCTGCAGGACATCACGGCAGCCGAGAACTTCTACACCAACGTGATGAAGTTCACCCTCGTTAATCGCTCCGAAAGCCACCTCGAATACGACACCGGACTCTTCCGCCTCTGCGTCGATCGGGAGCTCAATGCTCGGCCACCACTCCCGAACTTCACCGTTCCGGACATCGGCAAAGTAAAGACAGGCCTGGTCGCAAACGGCTGCGTGATTCTTCGTGAAAGCCATAACTGTCTCAACTTCAGCGACCCCTTCGGCATCACCTATGCCATCGTCCAGGCGTGA
- a CDS encoding ABC transporter ATP-binding protein has protein sequence MGSAMLLEVRELSVGFGRHEAVKGISFEISAGETLGLVGESGSGKSATSLAVLRLLPESARVSGAIRFDGEDLLALSEEAMRRRRGREIAMIFQEPMTALNPVMPVGAQIGEAVAAHHPEMGRRAVRARVLEAMEEVGLPDVERRAKDYPHQFSGGQRQRILIAMAIVNRPRLLIADEPTTALDVTVQAQILELLKALRREHELAMLFISHDLAVVSQVADRVAVMQRGEIVEQAEAAKLFLNPQHAYTRRLLASAPTMKTDRSKPLASV, from the coding sequence ATGGGTTCTGCGATGTTGCTGGAAGTCAGAGAGTTGTCGGTGGGGTTTGGGCGGCATGAGGCTGTCAAAGGGATTTCGTTCGAGATCAGTGCCGGTGAGACGTTGGGATTGGTGGGGGAGTCGGGGTCTGGGAAGTCGGCGACCTCGCTGGCGGTGCTGAGGTTGTTGCCGGAGAGTGCGCGGGTGAGCGGGGCGATTCGATTCGATGGGGAGGATCTGCTGGCGCTGTCTGAAGAAGCCATGCGGAGGCGTCGTGGGCGAGAGATTGCGATGATCTTTCAGGAGCCGATGACGGCGCTGAATCCGGTGATGCCGGTGGGTGCTCAGATTGGCGAGGCAGTGGCGGCGCATCATCCGGAGATGGGGCGGAGAGCGGTGAGGGCGCGGGTTCTGGAGGCGATGGAAGAGGTTGGATTGCCGGATGTTGAGCGCAGGGCGAAGGACTATCCGCACCAGTTTTCGGGAGGGCAGAGGCAGAGGATTCTGATTGCGATGGCGATTGTGAATCGGCCGAGGCTGCTGATCGCAGATGAGCCGACGACGGCTCTGGACGTGACGGTGCAGGCGCAGATTCTGGAGCTGTTGAAGGCGTTACGGAGGGAGCATGAACTGGCGATGCTGTTTATCTCGCATGATCTGGCGGTGGTGTCGCAGGTGGCAGATCGGGTTGCGGTGATGCAGCGTGGCGAGATTGTGGAGCAGGCGGAGGCGGCGAAGTTGTTTCTGAATCCGCAGCATGCTTATACGCGCAGGCTGCTGGCTTCGGCTCCGACGATGAAGACGGACCGGTCGAAGCCACTGGCTTCGGTTTGA
- a CDS encoding EamA family transporter, protein MEAVTDRPAWKTLLAFAIIYFVWGSTFLAIRVSVHEVPPFLCAAMRFVVAGLVLFGWMLAKGESLPNVRQWGSISLIALLIFVVDYGLLFWAEQRVASGVAAVMMATIPVFMALSEIVFLRTQRLTVRLAFALLIGVGGVAVLMSHSLNLGGAAIETTGAVALIVGSLSWSVASVLSRLLPLPESKVMSSGAQMLTGGLLLALVAAGVGEFRNFHPGGVSRGAWFALVYLIVAGSIVGFTAYVWLIHHESPTKVGTYAYVNPVVAVMLGYFVGGEGLGMRTVLGTAFVLVSVVLITTAKKQRVDADG, encoded by the coding sequence ATGGAAGCCGTTACTGATCGTCCTGCGTGGAAGACCTTGTTGGCTTTCGCGATTATTTATTTTGTGTGGGGATCGACGTTTCTTGCGATTCGGGTGAGCGTGCATGAGGTCCCGCCTTTTCTCTGTGCGGCAATGCGGTTTGTGGTCGCGGGGCTTGTGCTCTTTGGGTGGATGCTTGCAAAAGGAGAGAGCCTGCCGAATGTGCGGCAGTGGGGTTCGATATCGCTGATCGCTCTGTTGATCTTCGTGGTCGACTATGGGCTGTTGTTCTGGGCTGAGCAGCGTGTGGCTTCGGGAGTTGCGGCGGTAATGATGGCCACGATTCCGGTGTTCATGGCGCTGTCGGAGATTGTGTTTCTGCGGACGCAGAGGCTTACGGTTCGTCTGGCGTTTGCGCTGCTGATCGGGGTTGGCGGGGTGGCTGTGCTGATGAGCCACTCGCTGAACCTTGGTGGGGCTGCGATTGAGACTACGGGCGCGGTGGCTCTGATTGTGGGATCGCTGAGTTGGTCGGTGGCTTCGGTGTTGTCGCGTTTGCTGCCGCTGCCTGAGTCGAAGGTGATGAGCTCGGGGGCGCAGATGTTGACAGGGGGATTGCTGCTTGCGCTTGTGGCGGCTGGTGTGGGCGAGTTTCGAAACTTTCATCCGGGAGGTGTTTCGCGTGGGGCCTGGTTCGCTTTGGTGTATCTGATTGTTGCTGGGTCGATCGTTGGGTTTACGGCTTATGTGTGGCTGATTCATCATGAGTCGCCTACGAAGGTTGGGACTTATGCGTACGTGAATCCGGTGGTGGCCGTGATGCTGGGATATTTTGTGGGTGGTGAAGGACTTGGAATGCGGACTGTTTTGGGGACTGCGTTTGTTTTGGTTAGCGTGGTGTTGATTACTACTGCTAAGAAGCAGAGGGTTGATGCGGATGGTTAG
- a CDS encoding VOC family protein, with protein MIFGAHVVLYSTDPAADRAFLRDVLGLASVDAGHGWLIFALPPAEVAIHPAEANGRHELYLMCNDLRAEISALANKAVQCSEVHEERWGSIVRIRLPGGGEVGLYQPKHPTAFSDLSD; from the coding sequence ATGATCTTTGGCGCGCACGTGGTCTTATACAGCACGGACCCAGCCGCCGACCGAGCCTTCCTGCGCGATGTCCTGGGGCTCGCCTCTGTGGACGCAGGCCATGGATGGCTGATCTTCGCATTGCCTCCCGCAGAGGTCGCCATTCATCCAGCCGAAGCGAATGGCCGGCACGAGCTCTATCTCATGTGCAACGACCTCAGGGCGGAGATCTCCGCACTCGCGAACAAAGCTGTCCAATGTTCCGAAGTGCACGAAGAGCGGTGGGGTTCTATCGTCAGAATCCGCCTTCCTGGCGGAGGCGAGGTCGGCCTCTATCAACCCAAACATCCAACAGCCTTCAGCGATCTTTCCGACTGA
- a CDS encoding metallophosphoesterase family protein, producing MRALVISDIHGNLEALNAVLAAAEPYDVLWNLGDVVGYGGSPNEVVALMRDRAQVNVRGNHDRVCCGLTSAVGFNPVARAAAEWTKAELTEENLAWLKAMPQGPVVPEQPGVTCVHGSPLNEDQYILSMRDAWAPLQQAATAITFFGHTHLQGGFSQRGHDWHEIRMQFRTRNAAESWKMLIPEGTRHLINPGSVGQPRDSDWRAAFVIYDSEAREIIYHRVPYDLTAAQGRILMAGLPERLAARLREGR from the coding sequence ATGCGCGCGCTGGTGATTTCAGACATTCACGGGAACCTCGAAGCATTGAACGCAGTTCTTGCCGCAGCAGAGCCGTATGACGTGCTTTGGAACCTGGGCGATGTGGTGGGGTATGGCGGAAGCCCGAATGAAGTGGTGGCGCTGATGCGCGACAGGGCACAGGTGAATGTGCGCGGAAATCATGACCGGGTGTGCTGCGGGTTGACCTCGGCGGTGGGGTTTAATCCTGTGGCGCGGGCTGCGGCGGAGTGGACTAAGGCTGAATTGACCGAAGAGAATCTGGCTTGGCTGAAGGCGATGCCGCAGGGGCCGGTGGTGCCGGAGCAGCCGGGCGTGACGTGCGTGCATGGATCTCCACTGAACGAGGATCAGTACATTTTGAGCATGCGGGATGCGTGGGCTCCGCTGCAGCAGGCCGCTACTGCGATCACATTCTTTGGGCATACGCATCTGCAAGGTGGGTTCTCGCAGAGAGGTCATGACTGGCACGAGATCAGGATGCAGTTCAGGACGAGGAATGCGGCGGAGAGCTGGAAGATGCTGATTCCAGAGGGGACTCGGCATCTGATCAATCCGGGATCGGTTGGGCAGCCGAGGGATTCGGACTGGCGGGCGGCGTTTGTGATTTATGACTCGGAGGCGCGGGAGATTATCTATCATCGCGTGCCGTATGACCTGACGGCGGCGCAGGGAAGGATATTGATGGCTGGGTTGCCGGAGAGGCTGGCGGCTCGGCTGCGTGAGGGAAGATAA
- a CDS encoding response regulator transcription factor, whose product MSTAIRVILAEDQAMVLGALSALLELEADISVVATTANGRDAFEAVGRLKPDVLVTDIEMPHMTGLELAANLRTNQPNVRTIILTTFARPGYLRRALDAGARGYLLKDRPAKELADAVRRVHRGMRVVDPALAAEAWNAELDPLTDRERQILQRAGDGRSSTEIANELHLSEGTVRNYLSEAIAKLGASNRVDAARIARTKGWL is encoded by the coding sequence ATGAGCACAGCCATCCGCGTCATCCTAGCCGAAGATCAGGCCATGGTCCTGGGTGCTCTCTCCGCCCTCCTCGAGCTCGAAGCCGACATCTCCGTCGTCGCCACCACCGCCAACGGGCGCGACGCCTTCGAAGCCGTTGGTCGCCTGAAACCCGACGTCCTCGTCACCGACATCGAGATGCCTCACATGACCGGTCTCGAACTAGCCGCGAACCTGCGCACCAACCAACCCAACGTTCGCACCATCATCCTCACCACCTTCGCCCGTCCCGGCTACCTCCGCCGCGCCCTCGACGCCGGAGCTCGCGGCTATCTCCTCAAGGACCGCCCCGCAAAAGAATTAGCCGACGCCGTCCGTCGCGTCCATCGCGGCATGCGCGTCGTCGACCCCGCCCTCGCCGCCGAAGCCTGGAACGCCGAGCTCGACCCCCTCACCGACCGCGAGCGCCAAATCCTCCAGCGCGCCGGCGACGGCCGCAGCAGCACCGAAATCGCCAACGAACTTCACCTCTCCGAAGGCACCGTCCGCAACTACCTCTCCGAAGCCATCGCCAAACTCGGCGCCTCCAACCGCGTCGACGCCGCCCGCATCGCCCGCACCAAGGGCTGGCTCTAG
- a CDS encoding ABC transporter permease, translating to MSTSAITHPLPTATNSTRTIRIFRKESKYEFVKLIRTRSFSLATIGFPVMFYVLFGVANRHAYEGGIHLAKYMLAGYACFGLIGAALFGIGVGLSSDLAAGWLELKRASPMPVSAYLFAKCASAVAFGLIIVSILTIIGISFGDVHLSAAELFKMLGMTAVGSISFASMGLLIALLVPANAAPGIINLIYLPMSFLSGLWVPIRFMPHWLQGIAPLLPTYHLSQLMLSIFHYGDSMSLTTHWNALIGFTLLMLGISRLLFHRKEQNA from the coding sequence ATGTCCACCTCCGCCATCACCCATCCTCTCCCGACTGCAACGAACTCCACCCGCACCATTCGCATCTTTCGCAAAGAATCAAAATACGAGTTCGTAAAACTCATCCGCACCCGCTCCTTCTCTCTTGCCACCATCGGCTTCCCGGTCATGTTCTACGTCCTCTTCGGCGTCGCCAACCGCCACGCCTACGAAGGCGGCATACACCTGGCAAAATATATGCTGGCCGGTTACGCCTGCTTCGGCCTTATCGGAGCGGCACTCTTCGGCATAGGCGTCGGCCTCTCCTCCGATCTCGCCGCCGGCTGGCTCGAACTCAAACGCGCAAGCCCAATGCCCGTCTCGGCCTACCTCTTTGCCAAATGCGCCTCCGCCGTAGCCTTCGGTCTCATCATCGTCAGCATCCTCACCATCATCGGAATCTCCTTCGGAGACGTCCACCTCTCCGCCGCCGAACTGTTCAAGATGCTCGGCATGACCGCCGTCGGTTCCATCAGCTTCGCCAGCATGGGCCTCCTCATCGCGCTCCTCGTCCCCGCAAACGCCGCACCCGGCATCATCAATCTCATCTACCTGCCCATGTCCTTCCTCAGCGGCCTGTGGGTGCCTATTCGCTTCATGCCTCACTGGCTGCAGGGCATAGCGCCACTTCTACCCACCTACCATCTCTCCCAGCTCATGCTCAGCATCTTCCACTACGGAGACTCGATGTCCCTCACCACTCACTGGAATGCACTCATCGGCTTCACCCTCCTAATGCTGGGAATCAGCCGCCTCCTCTTCCACCGAAAGGAACAGAACGCATAG
- a CDS encoding acyl-CoA carboxylase subunit beta has product MAAAEHPVQADIPVAKSLNHQRKLAELAARHAIAEEGGGEERRERERKSGKLSARERIDFLLDEGTFEETDKFVTHRATDFGMAEQRVPGDGFITGYGRVHGRVVFVFAQDFTVFGGSLSEANAAKIVKIMDMAMRVGAPVVGLNDSGGARIQEGVVSLAGYTDIFLRNTLASGVVPQISAILGPCAGGAVYSPAITDFTVMTEKTSYMFVTGPDVIKTVTHEDVTKEALGGAVTHNEISGVAHFMAHDDQECLATVRELLSFLPSNNLDDAPRRPTQDDPARADAALDTIIPEESNQPYDMVDVISRVVDDGYFFQVHEHFARNIVVGFARMAGRPVGIVANQPAFLAGVLDINASVKGARFVRFCDAFNIPLITFEDVPGFMPGIQQEHGGIIRHGAKLLYAFAEATVPKLTVITRKAYGGAYCVMSSKHLRTDLNLAWPTAEIAVMGPEGAVNIVYKRELDSTVRRAEAMWPQGKAFTEEEKLAVLAEARKDKVEEFRERFANPYVAAERGYIDAVVRPSETRRRLNSALDMLATKREKNPARKHGNIPL; this is encoded by the coding sequence ATGGCAGCAGCTGAGCATCCGGTTCAAGCAGACATCCCTGTGGCAAAGTCACTCAATCATCAACGTAAACTCGCGGAGCTTGCCGCGCGCCATGCCATCGCGGAAGAGGGCGGCGGCGAGGAACGACGCGAGCGAGAGAGGAAGTCGGGCAAGCTTTCGGCGAGGGAGCGGATCGATTTTCTGTTGGATGAGGGCACGTTCGAGGAGACAGATAAGTTCGTCACGCATCGGGCGACTGATTTTGGCATGGCTGAGCAGCGCGTGCCGGGGGATGGATTTATTACCGGCTACGGACGGGTGCATGGGCGAGTGGTGTTTGTGTTTGCGCAGGACTTTACGGTGTTTGGTGGGTCGCTCTCGGAGGCGAATGCCGCAAAGATCGTGAAGATTATGGATATGGCGATGCGGGTGGGCGCGCCGGTAGTGGGATTGAATGACTCGGGTGGTGCGCGTATTCAGGAGGGCGTGGTTTCGCTGGCTGGGTATACGGATATCTTTCTGAGGAACACGCTGGCTAGTGGAGTTGTACCGCAGATCTCGGCGATTCTGGGGCCTTGTGCCGGGGGCGCGGTTTATTCGCCGGCGATTACTGACTTTACGGTGATGACGGAGAAGACGAGTTACATGTTCGTGACGGGGCCGGACGTGATCAAGACGGTGACTCACGAGGATGTGACCAAAGAGGCGCTTGGCGGTGCGGTGACGCACAACGAGATCTCCGGCGTGGCGCATTTTATGGCGCACGACGATCAGGAGTGCTTGGCTACGGTGAGGGAGTTGTTGAGTTTTCTGCCTTCGAACAATCTCGACGACGCGCCGAGGAGGCCGACGCAGGACGATCCGGCGCGTGCGGATGCTGCGTTGGACACGATCATTCCGGAGGAGAGCAACCAGCCCTACGACATGGTGGATGTGATCTCGCGTGTGGTGGATGATGGCTACTTCTTTCAGGTGCACGAGCACTTCGCGCGGAATATTGTGGTGGGGTTTGCGCGGATGGCGGGGCGGCCGGTGGGGATCGTTGCAAATCAGCCTGCGTTTCTCGCGGGCGTCCTGGACATCAACGCGAGTGTGAAGGGTGCGCGGTTTGTGCGATTCTGCGACGCGTTCAATATTCCGCTGATTACGTTTGAAGATGTGCCGGGGTTCATGCCGGGAATTCAGCAGGAGCATGGCGGCATCATTCGTCATGGAGCGAAGCTGCTGTATGCGTTCGCAGAGGCGACGGTTCCGAAGCTTACAGTGATTACGCGCAAGGCCTATGGTGGGGCTTACTGTGTGATGAGCTCGAAGCATCTGCGGACGGATTTAAATCTGGCTTGGCCTACGGCGGAGATCGCGGTGATGGGGCCAGAGGGCGCGGTGAATATCGTCTACAAACGGGAGCTTGATTCGACCGTGCGCCGGGCTGAGGCGATGTGGCCACAGGGGAAGGCGTTTACGGAAGAAGAGAAGCTGGCGGTTCTCGCTGAGGCTCGCAAGGACAAGGTGGAGGAGTTTCGCGAGCGGTTTGCGAACCCTTATGTGGCGGCGGAGCGAGGATACATCGATGCGGTGGTTCGGCCTAGTGAGACCCGCAGACGGCTGAACTCCGCGCTCGATATGCTGGCTACGAAGCGAGAGAAAAATCCTGCCAGGAAGCATGGCAATATCCCGCTGTAA
- a CDS encoding sensor histidine kinase, giving the protein MTGNDNISSARESKWPWIWLAYTGFLFIDPILEPNRHIWLGTIAVFVTFLALFFGYVRATDEGRPLRFWMIGATFLLGLVTFPWNSGAITFFVYVAGFLPFSVESKRRVLALFFVESLAILGETYLFRAPGPLQIGWPNAIIGIFLLIIIGGGNIFFAEQKRAECKLRAAQEENVALAAVAERERIARDLHDVLGHTLSVIVLKAELAGRLIESDPQRAVREIADVETTARTALSEVREAIGGYRSQGLTAEMERTRKTLQSAGVALSCESPVPQLNASEETVLCLTVREAVTNIVRHAKATQCRIRFARSEDGYHSLLITDDGNQPRIREGNGLRGMRERVQSLGGRLSITTSPGVTILIELPHTTDTQNDLTPSTHSSEIKAPFVTT; this is encoded by the coding sequence ATGACCGGCAACGACAACATCTCGAGCGCGCGCGAAAGCAAGTGGCCATGGATTTGGTTGGCCTACACTGGCTTTCTCTTCATCGATCCCATCCTGGAGCCGAACCGGCATATCTGGCTCGGCACCATCGCAGTCTTCGTCACCTTTCTTGCGCTCTTCTTCGGCTACGTTCGCGCAACCGACGAGGGCCGCCCCCTCCGTTTCTGGATGATCGGCGCCACCTTTCTCCTCGGCCTCGTTACCTTCCCATGGAACTCCGGCGCCATAACTTTCTTCGTCTACGTCGCCGGCTTTCTTCCCTTCAGCGTCGAATCGAAGCGCCGCGTTCTCGCTCTCTTCTTCGTTGAGTCCCTCGCCATTCTCGGCGAAACCTATCTCTTCCGCGCACCGGGCCCACTACAGATCGGATGGCCGAACGCTATCATCGGAATCTTCCTCCTCATCATCATCGGCGGTGGCAACATCTTCTTCGCCGAGCAGAAACGAGCGGAATGCAAACTACGCGCGGCCCAGGAAGAGAACGTGGCCCTCGCCGCCGTCGCCGAACGAGAACGCATCGCCCGCGATCTCCACGACGTCCTCGGCCACACCCTCTCTGTCATCGTTCTCAAGGCAGAGCTCGCCGGCCGACTCATCGAGAGCGACCCGCAACGTGCAGTCCGCGAGATCGCCGACGTTGAAACTACCGCCCGAACAGCCCTTAGCGAAGTACGCGAGGCCATCGGCGGCTACCGCTCTCAGGGCCTCACCGCCGAAATGGAGCGAACCCGCAAAACCCTCCAATCCGCCGGTGTCGCGCTCTCCTGCGAATCTCCAGTCCCCCAACTCAACGCCTCGGAAGAGACCGTTCTGTGCCTCACCGTTCGCGAAGCCGTCACCAACATCGTGCGACACGCCAAGGCCACGCAGTGTCGCATCCGCTTCGCCCGCTCCGAAGACGGCTATCACTCCCTCCTCATCACCGACGACGGAAACCAGCCCAGGATCAGAGAAGGCAACGGCCTCCGCGGAATGCGAGAGCGCGTCCAATCGCTCGGCGGCCGCCTCTCCATCACAACCAGCCCAGGCGTCACGATCCTCATCGAGCTGCCTCACACTACTGACACCCAAAACGACCTGACACCGTCGACACATTCGAGTGAAATCAAAGCTCCCTTTGTGACCACATGA
- a CDS encoding ABC transporter ATP-binding protein gives MPLTSIAYETETPPANGPHIAHRQPIATLTGVTKRYGNASAPTFALDRLNLALRPGEIVALLGPNGAGKSTAIKLLLGLIAPTSGSVRVFGSDPREAATRTRVGAMLQVSRITEMLKVREHLDLFRSYYPNPLPIPDILRIAHLQGIEDRLFGQLSGGQKQRVLFALALCGNPDLIFLDEPTVGMDIEARRGLWAEIRVLSALGKTVLLTTHYLEEADALADRIIVINKGRVICEGTPAEIKRNSGGRRIRCHTTLSSELLQALPSVTSVERNGETTIVTAVNAEDVVREMLLRDETLTGLEIASPALEDAFLALTRS, from the coding sequence ATGCCCTTGACCTCCATCGCTTACGAGACCGAAACACCGCCGGCCAACGGACCTCACATCGCGCACCGACAGCCCATCGCCACCCTCACCGGCGTCACCAAGCGCTACGGCAACGCCTCGGCCCCCACCTTCGCGTTGGACCGCCTCAACCTCGCCCTCCGCCCCGGCGAGATCGTCGCTCTCCTCGGCCCCAACGGCGCCGGAAAATCCACCGCCATCAAACTCCTTCTCGGCCTCATCGCCCCCACCTCCGGCTCCGTCCGCGTCTTCGGCAGCGATCCCCGCGAAGCTGCCACCCGCACCCGCGTCGGAGCCATGCTGCAGGTCTCGCGCATCACCGAGATGCTCAAAGTCCGTGAGCACCTCGACCTCTTTCGCAGCTACTACCCCAATCCCCTGCCCATCCCCGACATCCTCCGCATCGCCCACCTCCAGGGCATCGAAGATCGCCTCTTCGGCCAACTCAGCGGCGGCCAGAAGCAGCGTGTCCTCTTCGCCCTCGCCCTCTGCGGCAACCCCGACCTCATCTTCCTCGACGAGCCCACAGTAGGCATGGACATCGAAGCCCGCCGCGGCCTCTGGGCAGAGATCCGCGTCCTCTCCGCACTGGGAAAAACCGTCCTCCTCACCACGCACTATCTCGAAGAGGCCGACGCCCTCGCCGACCGCATCATCGTCATCAACAAAGGCCGCGTCATCTGCGAAGGCACCCCAGCCGAGATCAAACGCAACAGCGGCGGACGCCGCATCCGCTGCCACACAACTCTCTCAAGCGAACTCCTGCAAGCTCTCCCCTCTGTAACCAGCGTCGAGCGCAACGGAGAGACGACCATCGTCACAGCCGTCAACGCAGAAGACGTAGTCCGCGAAATGCTCCTGCGCGACGAGACTCTCACCGGTCTGGAGATCGCCAGCCCCGCACTCGAAGACGCCTTCCTCGCCCTGACAAGAAGCTAA
- a CDS encoding DUF3313 domain-containing protein has product MQFRIQPSEDKRDRRGLAIPTNDPLSKLLKPAVTLTVLAACLLAASPIHAQEASKKQDKLLTHESGFLTDETYSRLQPDRTNADWLIYFKNPDVLRNSDTFVLDPVKVFFFPEVQQKDINPADQTKLEEYFTKAIRDELEAGRYNLVTEPGPGVMVLRFAITNVEPNGAKTNAAITGTTAVATHAVAPGAGELVPRLKVGKVSIEGEMVDSASGEVEMAFMTSKSGRRFFSGLKAFEKWGDIDAAFRSWAKNFRQRLDKAHSS; this is encoded by the coding sequence ATCCAATTCAGAATCCAACCCTCTGAAGACAAGCGAGATCGACGAGGCTTAGCCATTCCAACCAATGACCCGCTATCGAAACTTCTGAAACCTGCCGTAACTCTTACCGTCCTGGCCGCCTGCCTTCTTGCCGCGTCGCCCATCCACGCGCAGGAAGCGTCGAAGAAGCAGGACAAGCTCCTCACCCACGAGTCAGGCTTTCTGACCGACGAGACCTACTCCAGACTTCAGCCCGACCGGACAAACGCCGACTGGCTGATCTACTTCAAAAACCCGGACGTCTTAAGGAACTCCGACACCTTCGTCCTCGACCCCGTCAAAGTCTTCTTCTTCCCCGAAGTCCAGCAGAAAGACATCAACCCGGCAGACCAGACCAAGCTAGAGGAATACTTCACAAAGGCCATCAGGGACGAACTCGAGGCCGGCCGCTACAACCTCGTAACCGAGCCCGGCCCGGGCGTCATGGTCTTGCGCTTCGCCATCACCAACGTGGAGCCCAATGGCGCCAAGACCAACGCAGCCATAACCGGAACCACTGCCGTGGCGACCCATGCGGTCGCGCCCGGCGCAGGCGAACTGGTGCCGCGACTGAAAGTCGGCAAAGTCTCCATCGAAGGCGAGATGGTCGACTCCGCTTCCGGAGAGGTGGAGATGGCCTTCATGACCAGCAAGAGCGGTCGAAGGTTCTTCAGCGGCCTCAAGGCCTTCGAGAAGTGGGGCGACATCGACGCCGCCTTCCGCTCCTGGGCCAAGAACTTCCGCCAAAGACTGGATAAAGCCCACTCCTCCTGA